A stretch of Nonomuraea africana DNA encodes these proteins:
- a CDS encoding alpha/beta hydrolase yields the protein MSEGASSRNAVIIPGGMYGPQAGLLAYAGEAAARRGANLELISWTPPKGRPLVERHSWVYEQVTSVVEKLATPLLIGKSLGSYGAAVAADRGLPGIWLTPLLTMPACVEPLRRATRPFLLVGGTADDFWDGALARELTPHVLEVTGADHGMKVPGPLHRSAEVLGQVTTTMEAFLDSVVWR from the coding sequence ATGAGCGAAGGGGCATCGAGCCGGAACGCCGTCATCATTCCCGGCGGGATGTACGGACCGCAGGCAGGACTGCTCGCCTACGCCGGCGAAGCAGCCGCCCGCCGTGGCGCCAACCTCGAACTGATCTCGTGGACACCGCCGAAGGGCCGCCCCCTGGTGGAGAGGCATTCCTGGGTCTACGAGCAGGTGACGTCCGTCGTGGAGAAGCTGGCGACACCGCTGCTGATCGGCAAGTCACTCGGCTCGTACGGCGCCGCCGTGGCCGCAGATCGCGGCCTGCCAGGTATCTGGTTGACGCCGTTGCTCACGATGCCCGCATGCGTGGAGCCGTTGCGTCGGGCCACCCGGCCATTCCTGCTCGTCGGCGGCACCGCGGACGACTTCTGGGATGGCGCGCTGGCGCGGGAGTTGACGCCGCACGTCCTCGAGGTCACCGGCGCCGATCACGGGATGAAGGTGCCGGGGCCGCTGCACAGGTCCGCCGAGGTGCTCGGTCAGGTGACGACGACCATGGAAGCCTTTCTCGACAGCGTCGTCTGGCGTTAG
- a CDS encoding DUF429 domain-containing protein, which yields MSTTGGYARRGAGVRSGRPDQRHQDGHPDRHAALRGLKRVEHGLMRVLGIDGCRQGWIAIALSGEQVHAYFGPRIGELVSAVTKDGELDAVAVDMPIGLPDRGRREADVLARQAVGARWPSVFMTPTREALEAENHAAAAAINQRLAGEGVSRQAFALKDKLLQVDRWIRETSLRVVEVHPEVSFARLAGAPLPVRKTTWAGVERRRALLEGAGIAVPRELGHAGVMAAVDDVLDAAVAAWSARRVATGQARPMPSPPQIFSDGLACAIWV from the coding sequence GTGAGCACGACGGGCGGGTATGCGCGGCGCGGGGCCGGCGTGAGAAGCGGCCGGCCGGATCAGCGCCACCAGGACGGCCATCCCGACAGGCATGCGGCGCTCCGCGGTCTCAAGCGGGTGGAGCATGGCCTCATGCGAGTGCTCGGCATCGACGGATGCAGGCAGGGATGGATCGCGATCGCCCTCAGCGGAGAGCAGGTCCACGCGTACTTCGGACCGCGGATCGGCGAGTTGGTCTCAGCGGTCACGAAGGACGGCGAGCTGGACGCTGTGGCCGTCGACATGCCGATCGGGCTGCCTGATCGGGGACGGCGGGAAGCCGACGTGCTCGCGCGGCAAGCGGTCGGCGCGCGCTGGCCATCGGTGTTCATGACGCCGACCCGTGAGGCGCTCGAAGCCGAGAACCACGCGGCGGCGGCGGCGATCAATCAGCGGCTGGCCGGTGAAGGGGTCTCGCGGCAGGCGTTCGCTTTGAAGGACAAGCTGCTGCAGGTCGACCGGTGGATCCGCGAGACGAGCCTGAGGGTCGTCGAGGTCCATCCGGAAGTGAGCTTCGCGCGGTTGGCGGGGGCGCCGCTGCCGGTCCGCAAGACCACCTGGGCCGGTGTCGAGCGCCGTCGTGCTCTCCTCGAAGGCGCGGGCATCGCGGTCCCGCGAGAGCTCGGTCATGCGGGCGTGATGGCAGCCGTCGATGACGTCCTTGACGCGGCGGTAGCGGCCTGGTCGGCGCGACGGGTCGCCACGGGTCAGGCCCGTCCCATGCCGTCGCCGCCGCAGATCTTCAGCGACGGACTCGCCTGCGCGATCTGGGTTTGA